A window of the Vespa crabro chromosome 8, iyVesCrab1.2, whole genome shotgun sequence genome harbors these coding sequences:
- the LOC124426356 gene encoding cell wall integrity and stress response component 1-like: MSSSAGTSCTDAEEDAEDVENEVVGTRPASFARYPWSSPSSSSPTPSSFTTRRRRGRASATQSSSSSSSSFLSSVSSSPSFTFPFTFPFTSSFSSSSSSSSSSSPSSPSTSTASINDSSANHLEGLRLDGSVLIIGTYPSKGQPAEDSISEFSLRALPRIIL, encoded by the coding sequence ATGTCCTCCTCCGCGGGCACGAGTTGCACGGACGCCGAGGAGGACGCCGAGGATGTGGAGAACGAGGTCGTTGGAACGAGGCCCGCTTCGTTTGCCCGTTATCCGTGGTCATcgccgtcgtcatcatcaCCGACACCATCGTCGTTTacgacgagaagaagaagaggaagagcaTCAGCAACGcagtcatcgtcatcatcgtcgtcgtcgttcttatCATCCGTTTCATCGTCACCGTCGTTCACGTTCCCGTTCACGTTCCCGTTCACGTCCTCGttttcgtcatcgtcatcatcatcatcctcgtCATCACCATCGTCGCCATCAACTTCTACGGCCAGCATTAACGATAGCTCGGCCAATCACTTGGAAGGACTGCGGTTAGATGGGTCAGTGCTCATCATTGGCACATATCCATCAAAAGGACAACCGGCGGAGGACTCTATCAGCGAGTTCTCGTTGCGAGCATTGCCTAGGATTATCTTATAA